A genomic stretch from Georgenia muralis includes:
- a CDS encoding O-antigen ligase family protein: MDRLVEALRPTLAVGAIVGVAAALYLLGDQVPNRPEMALAAAVVVLVLGLTLVEPVALPLLAMPLLLVGARLGLGGVDLSVSDAALALAFWPAVFLSRRPFSPALRNLLWLSGIYQMSTLFTVLANPYRLNAVEWVHQWLLIGGALVVGWAVGRGGYARQGLALVVISGVVLALLTVVQGMIQVASGDLAPVYPRWPFLMHKNFVGTLLAFVAVVAYVRPTWTGWTKRWSLAAFWLMVVAILLTQSRQALIGLGVTLVVVALRRDPHQKRSKTIILAVAPAMALVGSLVQEQVESGNVHNSVFQRISWIGDTIELWQSVPWFGVGMRYWVAGRGLPFQPPNAELEVLASAGVVGLVGFVVMVIGALVVLWRVDPTFGTLAFAVVLSRVVQSQFDIFWVAAQVSVPFVVAGVCLGAQAFAQEAEVTRRLVDAAREPVGHAPGYAT, translated from the coding sequence ATGGACCGACTGGTCGAAGCGCTGCGGCCAACCCTCGCGGTGGGTGCGATCGTCGGCGTGGCCGCCGCGCTGTACCTGCTGGGTGACCAGGTCCCGAACCGACCGGAGATGGCGCTCGCCGCCGCCGTGGTGGTTCTCGTGCTCGGACTGACGCTCGTTGAGCCGGTGGCGCTGCCGTTGCTCGCCATGCCCCTCCTCCTGGTCGGCGCTCGCTTGGGGCTCGGCGGAGTCGACCTGTCGGTCTCGGACGCTGCGCTGGCTCTCGCCTTCTGGCCTGCGGTATTCCTGTCCAGACGGCCCTTCTCGCCGGCGCTGAGGAACCTCCTGTGGCTCTCCGGGATCTACCAGATGTCCACGCTCTTCACCGTCCTGGCGAACCCGTACCGGCTCAACGCGGTCGAGTGGGTGCACCAGTGGCTCCTGATCGGAGGTGCGCTCGTCGTCGGCTGGGCCGTGGGGCGTGGAGGCTACGCCCGTCAGGGGCTGGCCCTCGTTGTCATCTCCGGAGTTGTCCTGGCGCTGCTCACCGTTGTTCAGGGCATGATCCAGGTCGCCAGCGGCGACCTGGCGCCGGTCTATCCGCGATGGCCGTTCCTCATGCACAAGAACTTCGTCGGGACGCTGCTCGCGTTCGTGGCGGTCGTCGCCTATGTTCGGCCGACCTGGACGGGCTGGACGAAACGTTGGTCTCTCGCTGCCTTCTGGCTCATGGTGGTCGCCATCCTCCTCACGCAGTCGCGGCAGGCTCTGATCGGTCTCGGCGTCACGCTCGTCGTCGTCGCCCTCCGGCGGGACCCCCACCAGAAGCGCTCGAAGACCATCATCCTGGCCGTGGCCCCTGCCATGGCACTGGTCGGTTCCCTCGTGCAGGAACAGGTCGAGTCCGGGAACGTCCACAACTCCGTGTTCCAGCGAATCAGCTGGATCGGCGACACGATCGAGTTGTGGCAGTCGGTGCCCTGGTTCGGGGTGGGGATGCGGTACTGGGTGGCGGGTCGGGGACTCCCGTTCCAGCCGCCCAACGCCGAGCTCGAGGTGCTGGCCTCGGCAGGCGTGGTGGGTCTCGTGGGGTTCGTCGTCATGGTCATCGGTGCGCTGGTGGTGCTGTGGAGGGTGGACCCGACGTTCGGGACCCTGGCGTTCGCGGTGGTGCTCTCGCGCGTCGTCCAGTCGCAGTTCGACATCTTCTGGGTAGCGGCGCAGGTCTCCGTGCCGTTCGTCGTCGCCGGGGTGTGCCTCGGGGCGCAGGCGTTCGCGCAGGAGGCCGAGGTCACGCGACGCCTCGTCGACGCCGCGCGCGAGCCAGTCGGTCATGCCCCGGGTTACGCCACGTGA
- a CDS encoding signal peptidase I, translated as MAALTTGAAEPDRTRHLAVAAERDTGPDAGPQAEGRRGVVRRGAHAVVTVAGWLALAVVAGLALAMVVVPHLAGWVPLTILSGSMEPTIPTGSQVVVEPVRGEAATAALALGDVVTVMPYPDDPTLVTHRVVARAVAGDGTVVLTTRGDANDATDPWTVTATQVRGVVRYHIPYAGYLATALDGDQKRTGTAALAVALLGYAGIQLVRAAIDRSAGRRAHDAPVGPQDVDAGHGVPTDADRTGEDDMILDPAALGTLAHDVGDDAASGFGLAYLKRLGDSCNRVARAVVAGDAEEVHVAALSLHTSASMVGAAALARHAQLVAEAGRRGDLAVADRELRRLMDLTNETQRALAEHLRVGTAGAMFAP; from the coding sequence ATGGCGGCCCTGACCACCGGCGCCGCCGAGCCCGACCGCACCCGGCATCTCGCCGTCGCCGCCGAGCGCGATACCGGGCCCGACGCCGGGCCGCAGGCGGAGGGACGCCGAGGCGTCGTCCGGCGAGGTGCGCACGCCGTCGTCACCGTCGCCGGGTGGCTCGCCCTCGCCGTCGTCGCGGGCCTGGCGCTGGCGATGGTCGTCGTCCCGCACCTGGCCGGGTGGGTGCCGCTGACGATCCTGTCGGGCTCGATGGAGCCGACCATCCCCACCGGCAGCCAGGTGGTCGTCGAGCCCGTCCGGGGCGAGGCGGCGACGGCGGCCCTCGCGCTCGGCGACGTCGTCACCGTCATGCCCTACCCGGACGACCCGACCCTCGTCACCCACCGGGTCGTGGCGCGCGCCGTCGCCGGTGACGGCACCGTCGTCCTGACGACCCGGGGCGACGCGAACGACGCCACCGACCCGTGGACGGTGACGGCGACGCAGGTCAGGGGTGTGGTCCGGTACCACATCCCCTACGCCGGCTACCTGGCGACGGCGCTGGACGGGGACCAGAAGCGCACCGGCACGGCCGCGCTCGCCGTGGCACTCTTGGGCTATGCGGGGATCCAGCTCGTACGCGCGGCCATCGACCGGTCAGCCGGCCGGCGTGCCCACGACGCCCCCGTCGGCCCGCAGGACGTCGACGCCGGCCACGGCGTGCCGACGGACGCCGATCGGACCGGAGAAGACGACATGATCCTCGACCCCGCGGCCCTGGGCACCCTTGCCCACGACGTCGGCGACGACGCCGCGTCCGGCTTCGGCCTGGCCTACCTCAAGCGGCTGGGCGACTCGTGCAACCGGGTGGCGCGCGCCGTCGTCGCCGGCGACGCCGAGGAGGTCCACGTCGCGGCCCTGAGCCTGCACACGTCCGCCTCGATGGTGGGCGCCGCGGCGCTCGCCCGGCACGCCCAGCTCGTCGCCGAGGCGGGCCGGCGTGGCGACCTCGCGGTCGCGGACCGCGAGCTGCGCCGGCTCATGGACCTCACCAACGAGACCCAGCGGGCGCTCGCGGAGCACCTGCGTGTGGGGACCGCCGGGGCGATGTTCGCCCCCTGA
- a CDS encoding PqqD family peptide modification chaperone, which produces MTTYRRADAVAEVETDESGGQAVYLGLMPQGPLIVLEGSALAIWRAATGRPSPSGPRGGVVAQVAAVAGVPEETVRDDVVTFVARLVEEGFLEEETDGSAPRAPA; this is translated from the coding sequence GTGACCACCTACCGGCGCGCGGACGCCGTCGCCGAGGTCGAGACCGACGAGAGCGGCGGACAGGCCGTGTACCTGGGCCTGATGCCACAGGGACCCCTCATCGTGCTGGAGGGCTCCGCCCTGGCGATCTGGCGCGCCGCCACGGGGCGGCCGAGCCCGTCCGGTCCCCGGGGCGGCGTCGTCGCCCAGGTCGCGGCTGTCGCAGGGGTGCCGGAGGAGACCGTCCGCGACGACGTCGTCACGTTCGTCGCCCGGCTCGTCGAGGAGGGATTCCTCGAGGAGGAGACTGACGGCTCGGCCCCTCGGGCGCCGGCATGA
- a CDS encoding response regulator transcription factor, giving the protein MEETGRERTAVVVEDDADVRLLLAATLSQAGFTVHTAGSGADGVAAVREYAPAVVTLDLSLPDIDGFEVCRRIRAFSDAYVVMLTGRSEEIDTLLGLESGADDYLTKPFRPRELRARVEAMLRRPRRLGDGDLGAPSAGAPVPPAPADQAAPASGSLADGASPAAGAALIGRPGQLVHRGLRVDTAARMVDIDGTPVHLTRSEFDLLAALVAEPNRVLRKAELVRRLWGQDYDTGTPVLDSDLRTVEVHMANLRRKLGDDAASPRFVVTVRGVGYRLAPAV; this is encoded by the coding sequence GTGGAGGAAACCGGACGGGAGCGCACCGCCGTCGTCGTCGAGGACGACGCGGACGTCCGTCTGCTCCTCGCCGCGACGCTGAGCCAGGCGGGTTTCACCGTGCACACCGCCGGGTCCGGCGCCGACGGCGTCGCGGCGGTGCGCGAGTACGCCCCGGCCGTGGTCACCCTCGACCTCTCCCTGCCCGACATCGACGGCTTCGAGGTCTGCCGGCGCATCCGGGCCTTCTCCGACGCCTACGTCGTCATGCTCACCGGCCGCTCGGAGGAGATCGACACCCTCCTCGGCCTGGAGTCCGGCGCCGACGACTACCTCACGAAGCCGTTCCGCCCGCGCGAGCTGCGCGCGCGGGTCGAGGCGATGCTGCGCCGTCCGCGGCGCCTGGGCGACGGGGACCTGGGCGCTCCGTCTGCCGGCGCGCCGGTCCCGCCCGCGCCGGCCGACCAGGCTGCGCCCGCGTCCGGCAGCTTGGCCGATGGCGCGTCTCCAGCGGCGGGCGCCGCTTTGATCGGACGACCGGGCCAGCTCGTCCACCGCGGGCTGCGCGTGGACACCGCCGCCCGCATGGTCGACATCGACGGCACCCCGGTCCACCTCACCCGGAGCGAGTTCGACCTCCTCGCCGCCCTCGTCGCCGAGCCCAACCGGGTGCTGCGCAAGGCCGAGCTGGTCCGGCGCCTGTGGGGCCAGGACTACGACACCGGCACGCCGGTCCTCGACTCCGACCTGCGCACGGTGGAGGTCCACATGGCCAACCTGCGCCGCAAGCTCGGTGACGACGCCGCCTCCCCGCGGTTCGTCGTCACCGTGCGCGGGGTGGGCTACCGCCTGGCCCCGGCCGTCTGA
- a CDS encoding alternate-type signal peptide domain-containing protein, translated as MSRLLSAAAAGVLAVALLAGSGGSYAGWSDAQEVGGAQLVSGRLAVTAGAARLHLDRPGSPRADVTASLADRRLLPGDTLVVEAGGDLAMAGDGLSAVLTLTPSAAGAGTLPAELLAHAAVALTAANGPAPVPVTAGSWRVVPANAGPLTATLTLPVGPGASAWGAYLQGESATPALAWSLAQDAGWSAATTTALPAVTTDRLGLSVTPVPGGTRLTSTAAETRLAWRASTPTVSAGPGTTAAEAAALAPALGVGLARGTDGSSCAATTPLTGTEVLAPGAAVALCLTVAPADPVLLSLALPGRAVVATTTVTGTGVAAGGWTLPATAVTGAAYTVPTATSDAGLTLGCTAYNGNAGAALGWTWSGTSVRSWHVLARTRTASTVGDALGPWSRVTTLTAPGARTVDLIVGAIPVETDDRFDLVLVAETAAGGVVRSAQAVTAEVRGQSGNIGCLGPAGGV; from the coding sequence ATGTCCCGCCTCCTGAGCGCCGCCGCCGCAGGCGTGCTCGCCGTCGCCCTCCTCGCGGGCAGCGGCGGCAGCTATGCGGGCTGGTCCGACGCCCAGGAGGTGGGCGGGGCGCAGCTGGTCTCCGGCCGGCTCGCCGTCACCGCCGGCGCCGCCCGGCTGCACCTCGACCGGCCCGGCAGCCCGCGGGCGGACGTCACCGCGTCCCTCGCCGACCGGCGTCTGCTGCCCGGCGACACGCTCGTCGTCGAGGCGGGCGGGGACCTGGCGATGGCCGGCGACGGCCTCAGCGCCGTCCTCACCCTCACCCCGTCGGCCGCCGGCGCGGGGACCCTGCCAGCCGAGCTCCTCGCGCACGCAGCGGTCGCCCTCACCGCCGCGAACGGCCCGGCACCCGTGCCGGTCACGGCCGGGTCCTGGCGGGTGGTCCCGGCCAACGCCGGTCCGCTGACCGCCACGCTCACCCTCCCGGTGGGACCGGGCGCGAGCGCGTGGGGCGCCTACCTCCAGGGAGAGAGCGCGACGCCGGCCCTGGCCTGGTCCCTCGCCCAGGACGCCGGCTGGTCCGCGGCGACCACCACCGCGCTGCCCGCCGTCACGACCGACCGGCTGGGCCTGTCGGTCACCCCCGTCCCGGGCGGCACGCGCCTGACGTCCACCGCCGCCGAGACCAGGCTCGCATGGCGGGCGAGCACCCCGACCGTGTCCGCCGGCCCCGGAACCACGGCGGCCGAGGCCGCCGCCCTCGCCCCGGCGCTCGGCGTCGGCCTCGCGCGCGGCACCGACGGCTCCTCCTGCGCCGCCACGACCCCGCTGACCGGCACCGAGGTCCTCGCGCCCGGCGCGGCCGTGGCCCTGTGCCTCACCGTCGCGCCCGCCGACCCCGTGCTGCTCAGCCTCGCGCTGCCCGGCCGCGCCGTCGTAGCGACGACGACGGTCACGGGCACCGGCGTCGCGGCCGGGGGCTGGACGCTCCCCGCCACCGCCGTCACCGGCGCCGCCTACACCGTGCCCACCGCGACCTCCGACGCCGGCCTCACGCTCGGCTGCACCGCCTACAACGGCAACGCCGGCGCGGCGCTGGGCTGGACGTGGTCCGGCACCTCCGTGCGGTCCTGGCACGTCCTCGCCCGCACCCGGACTGCCTCGACCGTCGGTGACGCCCTCGGCCCTTGGAGCCGGGTCACCACGCTGACCGCACCCGGGGCGCGCACCGTCGACCTCATCGTGGGCGCGATCCCCGTGGAGACCGACGACCGGTTCGACCTCGTCCTCGTCGCCGAGACTGCCGCCGGCGGCGTGGTCCGCAGCGCGCAGGCAGTCACCGCCGAGGTCCGCGGCCAGAGCGGCAACATCGGCTGCCTCGGCCCGGCGGGCGGCGTGTGA
- a CDS encoding polysaccharide biosynthesis tyrosine autokinase translates to MQFRDFLAILRSRWITIVLATLVVLGAATAATLSITPMYTASARVFFSAEAPSDDDGRTGGTYVITTSDLSTYLEVLNSPMVMDPIREDLGLQGVPFRVSAEIPGGTPILRITAVAPNPDQAAAVANAVGPQLASVAGRFSVLLASSGQDVETTAITPASPPSSPSSPDITRNLALGLLTGLVIGVGLALVRHGLDTKVRRESDVRALSDRPVLAHVPYDKASREQPLVMENDPHGLHAESVRRLRTNLLFVDVTTRKHSFVVTSALPGEGKTTTTINLAMAMADAGARVLLVDADLRNPSVARTMGLEGAAGLTTILLGRATVDDVVQQWRGTTLSVLPAGQVPPNPSELIASAAMESLFAELAQRHDFILIDSPPVVPVIDAVLLNRLTGGTLMVVAMERTTKKHLASALKSLATVDVKVAGFALNMVPTRGESSYYGYGRRAYGTPPETGPDPDTEVPRPGSATVPPVVAGRDDDGAAGEGTQGTSRTRRSSSAAGARRR, encoded by the coding sequence GTGCAGTTCCGTGACTTCCTCGCGATCCTGCGATCGAGGTGGATCACCATCGTGCTCGCCACCCTGGTCGTCCTCGGTGCCGCGACCGCGGCGACGCTCTCGATCACCCCGATGTACACGGCCAGCGCGCGGGTCTTCTTCTCGGCCGAGGCGCCCTCCGATGACGATGGACGGACCGGCGGGACCTACGTGATCACCACGTCGGACCTCTCCACCTACCTCGAGGTCCTCAACTCGCCCATGGTCATGGACCCGATCCGCGAGGACCTGGGCCTCCAGGGGGTGCCCTTCCGGGTCTCCGCGGAGATCCCCGGCGGCACCCCGATCCTGCGGATCACCGCCGTCGCCCCCAACCCGGACCAGGCCGCCGCGGTCGCGAACGCCGTGGGCCCCCAGCTGGCGTCGGTGGCGGGGAGGTTCTCGGTGCTGCTCGCCAGCTCGGGGCAGGACGTCGAGACCACGGCCATCACCCCGGCGTCGCCGCCGTCCTCGCCGAGCTCGCCCGACATCACCCGCAACCTCGCCCTCGGCCTGCTCACCGGCCTTGTCATCGGCGTGGGCCTCGCCCTCGTCCGTCACGGCCTGGACACCAAGGTCCGGCGGGAGAGCGACGTCAGGGCGCTCTCCGACCGTCCGGTGCTCGCCCACGTCCCCTACGACAAGGCCTCGCGCGAGCAGCCCCTGGTCATGGAGAACGACCCCCACGGCCTCCACGCGGAGTCCGTGCGCCGACTACGGACCAACCTGCTCTTCGTCGACGTCACGACGCGGAAGCACTCGTTCGTGGTCACCTCGGCGCTCCCGGGCGAGGGCAAGACGACGACGACGATCAACCTGGCCATGGCCATGGCCGACGCCGGTGCCCGGGTCCTCCTCGTCGACGCCGACCTGCGCAACCCCTCGGTGGCCCGGACGATGGGTCTCGAGGGGGCCGCGGGACTCACGACCATCCTGCTCGGCCGGGCGACCGTCGACGACGTCGTGCAGCAGTGGCGCGGCACCACGCTCTCGGTGCTGCCCGCCGGTCAGGTCCCCCCGAACCCGAGCGAGCTCATCGCGTCCGCCGCGATGGAGTCGCTCTTCGCCGAGCTCGCGCAACGGCACGACTTCATCCTCATCGACTCCCCACCGGTGGTCCCGGTCATCGACGCCGTCCTGCTCAACCGGCTCACCGGCGGCACGCTCATGGTCGTGGCCATGGAGCGGACCACGAAGAAGCACCTGGCGAGCGCCCTGAAGTCCCTCGCGACGGTGGACGTCAAGGTGGCCGGCTTCGCGCTGAACATGGTGCCGACGCGGGGCGAGAGCTCGTACTACGGGTACGGCCGTCGCGCATACGGCACGCCTCCCGAGACAGGTCCCGACCCCGACACCGAGGTGCCCCGGCCTGGATCTGCGACGGTGCCGCCTGTCGTGGCAGGGCGCGACGACGACGGCGCAGCCGGCGAGGGCACGCAGGGCACCAGCAGGACCCGACGCTCGAGCTCGGCCGCCGGCGCGCGTCGGCGCTGA
- a CDS encoding nucleotidyltransferase family protein → MSSSVVVGAPLAVRVRFAHATIQHLAEKCGADVLHIKGVAIDRAIASATRVGADADVLVRPAHVDALLDEMGKHGWDVRSTFESGSPFGHAVTLTHEVWGFADLHRHFPGIGTAPERAFDRLWRDRSLTTIAGVPCPVPSVAAQSLILVLNAARAGGHASVDVRAAWTGASEARKDEIRVLRDELEAQVGFAAATGGLEDFRDAREYDLWRLTVGGGTRMEEWAARIRATSSRREALRLAWRAPQVNVDHLAHRLGRRPSRTDIAREFFARPARGLREELAALVRRRQGRR, encoded by the coding sequence ATGAGCTCCTCCGTCGTGGTCGGTGCTCCGCTCGCGGTGCGGGTCCGGTTCGCGCACGCGACGATCCAGCACCTGGCCGAGAAGTGCGGGGCCGACGTCCTGCACATCAAGGGGGTGGCGATCGACCGCGCCATCGCCTCCGCCACCCGGGTGGGCGCCGACGCCGACGTGCTCGTACGACCTGCCCACGTGGACGCACTTCTGGACGAGATGGGGAAGCACGGGTGGGACGTGCGGAGCACGTTCGAGTCGGGGTCCCCGTTCGGGCACGCGGTCACGCTGACCCACGAGGTCTGGGGGTTCGCCGACCTGCACCGGCACTTCCCCGGGATCGGCACCGCGCCCGAGCGTGCCTTCGACCGGCTCTGGCGGGACCGGTCCCTCACGACGATCGCCGGTGTGCCGTGCCCGGTCCCGAGCGTCGCGGCGCAGTCCCTCATCCTGGTGCTCAACGCCGCACGGGCGGGTGGGCACGCCTCGGTTGACGTCCGGGCCGCCTGGACCGGGGCGAGCGAGGCGCGCAAGGACGAGATCCGCGTGCTGCGCGACGAGCTCGAGGCTCAGGTGGGGTTCGCCGCGGCCACCGGCGGCCTCGAGGACTTCCGCGACGCGAGGGAGTACGACCTCTGGCGACTGACGGTCGGCGGCGGCACCCGGATGGAGGAGTGGGCGGCGCGGATCCGGGCGACTTCGAGCAGACGGGAGGCCCTGCGCCTCGCGTGGCGCGCACCGCAGGTCAACGTCGACCACCTCGCCCACCGGTTGGGTCGGCGGCCGTCAAGGACCGACATCGCCCGAGAGTTCTTCGCGCGCCCTGCCCGTGGCTTGCGTGAGGAGCTCGCCGCGCTCGTCCGGCGGCGTCAGGGGCGACGGTGA
- a CDS encoding alternate-type signal peptide domain-containing protein — translation MSAPHTRTRTRTRKAVLAGVAGIALLAAGGGSFATWSDSEDLGGATITSGYLRIDGSSVVWTAGGKEIALDDYLVIPGSVLTYTATVDVDLAGDGLEAELATTLPTAVTAATAAKEADVALAGGLTVDVQVNGQDGTTITDSGEYTVVATITFPTVDDEGAAWGQRAQDAAAELADFQITLEQQIA, via the coding sequence ATGAGCGCCCCCCACACCCGCACCCGCACCCGCACCCGCAAGGCTGTCCTCGCCGGCGTCGCCGGTATCGCCCTTCTCGCCGCCGGTGGCGGCTCGTTCGCCACCTGGTCGGACAGCGAGGACCTCGGGGGCGCGACCATCACCTCGGGCTACCTGCGTATCGACGGCTCCAGCGTCGTCTGGACCGCCGGCGGCAAGGAGATCGCCCTCGACGACTACCTCGTCATCCCGGGCTCGGTGCTCACCTACACCGCCACGGTCGACGTCGACCTCGCCGGCGACGGGCTCGAGGCTGAGCTGGCCACCACCCTGCCGACCGCCGTGACCGCGGCCACCGCGGCCAAGGAGGCCGACGTCGCTCTCGCGGGGGGCCTGACCGTGGACGTCCAGGTCAACGGTCAGGACGGTACGACGATCACCGACAGCGGCGAGTACACCGTCGTCGCGACCATCACCTTCCCCACGGTGGACGACGAGGGAGCGGCCTGGGGCCAGCGCGCCCAGGACGCGGCCGCCGAGCTCGCCGACTTCCAGATCACCCTCGAGCAGCAGATCGCCTGA
- a CDS encoding glycosyltransferase, whose translation MTRRGHEVRTVAARRWDVGGTAVTLEPEPGEDAVGVATVGTHPALFLYDPRPLWRALGEDWDVIDLHEEPFALATAEVLLLRALRRHRAPYVLYSAQNLDKRYPPPFRWLERRALAHASGVSVCNEEAGRIVERKGFPGRAEVIPLGLDTTLFRPAGAAASVVGRGGVPVPEARPVDVDRVHVGYVGRLASHKGVDVVLTAVAQDPRLTLRVCGTGPEEASLRSRAAELGVTDRVDFAGHVAQAELPALYRSVDVVAVPSRTTPSWVEQFGRVAVEAMACGVPVVASSSGALPDVVGGAGLLVPPGDAAELSRALLAAGLDADLRRTLVRSGLERARRCDWEVVADRYEALYRRAIGDQVSAEGGAAGQELADETAPPVEVVVVAYGTPELLRRALAPLISLSVTVVDNSSLPEIRALCEKLGARYLDPGRNGGFAAGVNHALGHRSVPGGDLLLLNPDAVVTREDVTALRRALHADPRLASVGPAQVDGQGRPARVGWPFPHPARSWLEAVGLGRLGRQTGFVIGSVLLLRAEALAQVGGFDERFFLYAEETDWAYRAARLGWRHAVVPGVRATHLGAATSADAGEREVRFHASQERYYRKHFGAAGWQANRAARVLGAAARSLVTRAPNRDVARRRLGLYLRGPVAAERSSSAGGGP comes from the coding sequence ATGACCCGACGGGGTCACGAGGTCCGCACCGTCGCCGCGCGCCGGTGGGACGTGGGCGGCACCGCCGTCACGCTGGAGCCAGAGCCGGGGGAGGACGCCGTCGGAGTGGCGACCGTGGGCACGCACCCGGCGCTGTTCCTCTACGACCCACGGCCCCTGTGGCGGGCGCTCGGGGAGGACTGGGACGTCATCGACCTCCACGAGGAGCCGTTCGCCCTCGCGACGGCAGAGGTGCTCCTCCTCCGGGCACTGCGTCGCCACAGAGCGCCGTACGTCCTCTACTCCGCGCAGAACCTCGACAAGCGGTACCCGCCTCCGTTCCGGTGGCTCGAGCGCCGGGCGCTCGCGCACGCCTCGGGGGTGAGCGTCTGCAACGAGGAGGCCGGGCGCATCGTCGAGCGCAAGGGGTTCCCCGGGCGGGCCGAGGTCATCCCGCTCGGGCTGGACACCACCCTGTTCCGCCCGGCCGGGGCCGCCGCCTCCGTCGTCGGCCGCGGCGGGGTGCCCGTACCGGAGGCTCGGCCCGTCGACGTCGACCGCGTGCACGTGGGGTACGTCGGCCGCCTCGCGTCGCACAAGGGGGTCGACGTGGTCCTCACGGCCGTCGCCCAGGACCCGCGCCTCACCCTGCGGGTGTGCGGCACGGGCCCGGAGGAGGCGTCGCTGCGCAGCCGTGCGGCCGAGCTGGGTGTGACTGACCGGGTGGACTTCGCGGGCCACGTCGCGCAGGCCGAGCTCCCCGCCCTCTACCGCAGCGTCGACGTCGTCGCGGTTCCGTCCCGGACCACACCCTCCTGGGTGGAGCAGTTCGGCCGTGTAGCCGTCGAGGCCATGGCGTGCGGGGTGCCCGTGGTGGCCAGCAGCAGCGGGGCGCTGCCCGACGTCGTCGGCGGAGCGGGCCTCCTGGTCCCGCCCGGGGACGCGGCCGAGCTGAGCCGGGCGCTGCTGGCGGCGGGGCTCGACGCGGACCTGCGCCGGACGCTCGTGCGCTCCGGGCTCGAGCGGGCCCGACGCTGTGACTGGGAGGTGGTCGCGGACCGCTACGAAGCGCTCTACCGCCGGGCCATCGGGGACCAGGTGTCGGCCGAGGGTGGTGCTGCCGGGCAGGAGCTTGCGGACGAGACGGCCCCCCCGGTCGAGGTGGTGGTGGTGGCCTACGGGACACCGGAGCTGCTCCGTCGCGCGCTGGCGCCGCTGATCAGCCTGAGCGTCACGGTCGTGGACAACTCATCCCTGCCCGAGATCCGGGCGCTGTGCGAGAAGCTGGGGGCGAGGTACCTCGATCCTGGTCGCAACGGCGGCTTCGCCGCGGGGGTGAACCACGCGCTCGGGCACCGGTCTGTGCCCGGTGGTGACCTCCTGCTTCTCAACCCCGATGCCGTCGTCACCCGGGAGGACGTAACGGCCCTGAGGCGGGCCCTGCACGCCGACCCCCGACTGGCCAGCGTCGGTCCGGCCCAGGTGGACGGGCAGGGCCGGCCCGCCCGGGTGGGCTGGCCGTTCCCGCACCCGGCAAGGTCCTGGCTGGAAGCCGTCGGTCTGGGGCGGCTGGGGCGGCAGACTGGCTTCGTGATCGGGTCGGTGCTGCTGCTCCGTGCCGAGGCGCTCGCACAGGTCGGCGGGTTCGACGAGCGGTTCTTCCTCTACGCCGAGGAGACCGACTGGGCCTACCGGGCGGCGCGCCTCGGCTGGCGTCACGCGGTCGTGCCCGGCGTGCGGGCCACCCATCTCGGCGCCGCGACAAGTGCGGACGCCGGCGAGCGCGAGGTGCGTTTCCACGCCTCACAGGAGCGGTACTACCGCAAGCACTTCGGCGCGGCAGGCTGGCAGGCGAACCGCGCGGCGCGGGTCCTCGGGGCGGCTGCACGCTCGCTCGTCACTCGGGCCCCGAACCGGGATGTCGCGCGGCGGAGGCTGGGGCTGTACCTGCGCGGACCCGTCGCGGCCGAGAGGTCGTCGTCGGCGGGCGGGGGACCGTGA